The Acetomicrobium sp. S15 = DSM 107314 genome has a segment encoding these proteins:
- a CDS encoding dATP/dGTP diphosphohydrolase domain-containing protein has product MKKWDIIGELAGWIIITNGEVYLVIPGKDAPTGDFLTSDDPFDDVTYATKEEAKRDIRKHGRVDAWIEKNMKARSTPTQQKDEPAKNFDAGKLRYDLIPSDALRELAKVYTVGAEKYGERNWEKGMSWGRAFGSLLRHVWDWFGGIEADHEDGLHPLAHAAFRVFQLLAYSMRKVGNDDRPKLRSEATDGTQGAS; this is encoded by the coding sequence GTGAAAAAGTGGGACATAATAGGCGAACTTGCGGGATGGATCATCATAACGAACGGAGAAGTCTATTTGGTTATCCCTGGCAAAGACGCTCCAACAGGTGATTTTTTGACATCGGATGACCCCTTCGATGACGTTACCTACGCCACAAAAGAAGAAGCGAAACGGGACATTAGGAAACACGGGAGAGTAGATGCGTGGATCGAAAAAAACATGAAGGCCAGATCAACCCCGACTCAACAGAAGGATGAGCCGGCAAAGAATTTCGACGCCGGAAAGCTTCGTTATGACCTCATTCCGTCCGATGCCCTCCGAGAACTGGCAAAAGTCTACACGGTAGGAGCGGAAAAATACGGCGAGCGCAATTGGGAAAAGGGCATGAGTTGGGGGCGAGCCTTCGGATCCCTTCTAAGGCATGTATGGGATTGGTTTGGCGGCATTGAGGCAGACCATGAAGACGGGCTTCATCCGCTTGCTCACGCCGCCTTTCGTGTATTTCAGCTTCTGGCGTACTCGATGCGAAAGGTTGGAAACGATGACAGACCAAAACTGAGAAGCGAGGCGACCGATGGAACGCAAGGAGCATCCTGA
- a CDS encoding LysM peptidoglycan-binding domain-containing protein, with the protein MRRRRLCNAMTESVALRRGDSYRSVNFRLVLIMMACVTILTGLLFRFAMPTGPADPDMDYGRHPSDASVVHIVAPQETLWQIAKMYHPDKDPRLVIYYVRQINGLGGPTGPMLRVGQRIQIPIKF; encoded by the coding sequence ATGAGGCGCCGAAGATTGTGCAACGCCATGACCGAATCCGTGGCGCTACGTCGGGGCGATAGTTACAGAAGCGTCAACTTTAGGCTGGTTCTGATTATGATGGCGTGCGTGACCATTCTAACTGGTCTTCTATTTCGCTTCGCTATGCCGACCGGCCCTGCCGACCCTGACATGGATTATGGGCGACACCCCTCTGATGCTTCTGTTGTCCATATTGTGGCGCCCCAGGAAACGCTCTGGCAGATCGCCAAGATGTATCACCCGGATAAGGATCCCCGATTGGTCATTTACTACGTGAGGCAGATCAACGGGCTTGGAGGCCCGACGGGGCCGATGCTTCGAGTCGGCCAGCGGATACAGATTCCGATCAAATTTTAG
- a CDS encoding helix-turn-helix transcriptional regulator, producing the protein MTPGQTVFVVDESMPEQIRQLSAKIDKLSQEIEKHRREANKEEAYEYGFMRLPQILKIIPVSKPTWWRWVSEGIAPKGVKLSKSVTVWRVEDIRAFAEKMAASSREEDALR; encoded by the coding sequence ATGACACCCGGACAGACAGTTTTTGTCGTTGATGAATCTATGCCCGAACAGATACGGCAATTGAGCGCCAAGATCGATAAGCTGTCGCAGGAAATCGAGAAACATAGAAGGGAGGCAAACAAGGAGGAGGCGTACGAATACGGATTTATGCGGCTTCCGCAGATCCTGAAGATTATCCCGGTCAGCAAGCCCACCTGGTGGCGCTGGGTGTCTGAAGGCATTGCTCCTAAAGGCGTCAAGTTGAGCAAGTCCGTCACGGTATGGCGGGTGGAAGATATCCGGGCTTTCGCTGAAAAAATGGCCGCCAGCAGTCGGGAAGAGGACGCGCTCCGATGA